The stretch of DNA GGACACGCACAGCATGAGACGCTGGTTGTCTAGGGTCTTGGAGATGGCAGACAGGTGGGCCTTGGCCACGTCTCGCACGTCAACCCACATCTGGGCAGGGCCAGCAGGAGCATCCTGACCAGGCTTGGTAGAGAGAGCTCCCTGGACAATGACCtcgttggaggtgttgagAGCCTTGGCATCAATAGCAATACCAGGACCAAAGACGTAGGCAGGGTTGACAGTGGTGAGGCCAAAGGAGGGCTTCTCAGACTCCATGAAATCCCAagcggccttctcggcgaACTTCTTGGAGCCCAGGTAGGTTACGACAACATTGCCCTTCTGGGCAGCCTCGTCCCAAGTGACGGGGTTCCAGGACTTCTCGGTGACGACGGCGGAGGAGTCGCCAACCTCGTGCCAGTTCATCATGGCGGCGAAAGACGAAGTGATGACGAACTTCTCAACCTGGGGAGCGTACTGCTTGGCGGTCTTGAGGACGGTCAGAGTACCCTCAACCGCAGGCTCAAGCATATCCTTGACGGGGTCCTCGACGTTGAAATGGAAGGGAGAGGCGGTGTGGAGCACATACTTGATGTCAGTGTGCTTCTGGAACAGAGTCTTGAACTCCTGCTCGGATCGGACATCGGAAACAGTCTCAAACACCAGCTGGCCGGTCTTGATGGCCTCGGGGAAAGCAGCGGCCAATCGCTGGCCCTTCTCCTGCGATCGAATCGTTCCAATGACCTTGTGGTCGGCCTTCAGAAGCTGCTCGATGCAATGGCCGGCAATGAAGCCAGTGGCTCCAGTGATGAGAGTGGTGGGTGTAGTAGAcatgttgtgtttgtgtgttggATGTGTGGGTTATGGGATGTCAGGAGGTATCTTCCGGCAGCAGTGCACTGTTATATATCCTCCACTATGTACTTGATCTCCGTCAACTTTCATCTACATTGCATTTCTTATGTCCGTCAGTTTGTCATGTCATGGAACAATTATGAAGGTTCGCTCCAATTCAGTTCATACTATTGTAGCAGATTTAGACAGTGATAGAAAAAGATGGCAGCAATAAAAACGGGCTGTAATGGGTCAATTTTGTCGCGGAAAAGGTCGAATCGAGTAAACAAGACTCGAAAAATCGATTGTAAACCTCCCCATCTCAATACCTCCGCCTCTTCACCCAAAACTTGCTACCTTCCCTCGCATTCGGCATGTCCTCTAAAAGCCTATTCTGATCAACAACCTGCTTTGCGTTTGCTTCCTTCGGCAAGGTGTAACGGCTCTTCTCGAACCGTACGCCTTACAAGCAAGGTTGGGCGGACAAAAATAAGGTGCTGATAAATGGACGGACATACCAAGGTTGCGTAGCGGAGGCGCGCACTTGGTGTTAACGATATGTCCGACAACTGACGAAATTACCCGtgaaaggagaagaaaatgTATGCCATTAAATGCAGAATTCCCCAGCGACTCTAATGGTATAATTATATCCCGTTTCTGTATCGCAGAAAGCCTCAATATGTGCACCAATATGTGCACCTTCCAATGGACCCACTAACAAAAATAGATGTGCAAGAAGGAATGATGCAGAGCATACAGAGGTGCGACACTAGCCCAGAACGGCGATTGCTGGTCGATTATCCTAGAGCATACAGACCTGGGAAGTGATGAGTGTAAATATGACTGATGTGTTTCTCTTACAGGAAGATTTGGAATAATGTACTAACATCCTTCTTATTATGACATTGCACTGTTCAGCAATGCTCTCGTGGGCAGCTTGACTTCTTTCCGCTCAGTACATGTTGCtacaatactgtatgtTAGAAGTGCTGGTTATATATGGAGATAGGGGGTACAATCCGTTGCTTGTCAGCTTGAAATCCTATAACTACGTCTCGGAAACAGAAATATGAGTCAATCGTATCCATTGACACGGTTGCAATCCTCCGGGTCCCCCAAATCAACAATAAATTCATTCGCCTAAGAAACTCGTTGTACACTTGTCTACAAATGagccttgatcttctggCCACCCTCCCACTTATCGCCAGCGGCCAGCTTCTGCCACTTGGCCACGTCTCCTGCCTCGATGCAGATCATATGGTGGAAGCCCTGCTTGGGGGTGAAATCAGCGAGAccctcggccttctcggtCCAGGGGTTCCACACCACCACGTCGTTGATATTGTCTCGAGTGACGGTTAGGTAGGGTTTGTTCTCGACATCGACATTGACAGCTCCAGGCACATTTTCGTACACTCGATCGACCTCTCCGGATACAGTCACCTTGGCGGCCTGCTCGACGTAGGAAGAAACAGTCACCTTATCCTTGACGGGGACGGCCTGCAGACCAGTCACTTCGACGTTGGCAATCTCGGGGACTCGCAGATAGGTGTGGAAGAGGATGTTGAAGTCGAAGGGCTTGTTCTGCTCAGCGTTCTCCACTGACATTCGGGTCTCGAGAGTCTTGTTGGCGTCGTCGATAGTCACGGTGTAAATCAGAGTGAAGTTGTAGTCCcactgcttcttggcctcgtcaGACAGGTTCTCAGGACCCAGACCAAACTGGATGGCAGCCACGGGCTTCTCCGAAGTCTGACCAAGGTACTCCCAGGTGGAGGTTCGTGCAAAGCCATGCTGGGGAAGGGCCGAAGTGGGGCCCTCGGTGGACTTGCCAAAAACGGGGAAAACAAGAGGAATGCCTCCTCGCACGGCCTTGGAGCCATCGAGCTTGGCAGACTCGGACAGCCACAGCTGTTCCTTGCCGTCAATGGTCCACGATAGGACGGTGGCTCCGTATCGTAGGATCTTGACTTCGGACGAGCCGATAGTGACAGTCACGGTAGAATCGGTTTGGGACACGGACATGTTGGGGTGTGGGGGAGTGTTGATGGTTAGACTTGTATTGTAATCGTAGCGTAGCAAGTGAGTGTAGCGGGTAACTGCAAGAGAGTTGCTTATTGTGAGGGCAGGAAAGGATATTTCGAGAAGATATTAAATGTGACAATAGCTGAATGTCAGGAAACCTAGACGTACGAGTTATATCGCTCCAACCCACCAATTGAGGGAATTAACCGACTTCTTCTGATTCTCACTTACGTAACAGTTGCCACGTCCAAACCCAATGCATCATGTcgaatgtactgtaagtgCCGGCGTATACAGTTAGTATCGTCAGTTCGATTTCAAGACGGGAAGTAATCCATTGTTTGAAATTTGAAAAGTGAAATTTGAAAGGTGAAATTTGAAAGGTGAAATTTGAAAGAGAAATAAAAGGGGCTACTCCATGACACAAAGCAAAAAACCCGAAAAATAACGACGGCTGCACA from Yarrowia lipolytica chromosome 1D, complete sequence encodes:
- a CDS encoding uncharacterized protein (Compare to YALI0D07062g, similar to uniprot|P53111 Saccharomyces cerevisiae YGL157w conserved protein), with protein sequence MSTTPTTLITGATGFIAGHCIEQLLKADHKVIGTIRSQEKGQRLAAAFPEAIKTGQLVFETVSDVRSEQEFKTLFQKHTDIKYVLHTASPFHFNVEDPVKDMLEPAVEGTLTVLKTAKQYAPQVEKFVITSSFAAMMNWHEVGDSSAVVTEKSWNPVTWDEAAQKGNVVVTYLGSKKFAEKAAWDFMESEKPSFGLTTVNPAYVFGPGIAIDAKALNTSNEVIVQGALSTKPGQDAPAGPAQMWVDVRDVAKAHLSAISKTLDNQRLMLCVSKFCNQDLLDVINEKVPELKGKIATGKPGTGAETDKEGFQFDNDQTRKALNYDWIPLDKSVADFANQWLSFQN
- a CDS encoding uncharacterized protein (Compare to YALI0D07084g, similar to uniprot|Q03161 Saccharomyces cerevisiae YMR099c conserved protein, similar to Saccharomyces cerevisiae YMR099C; ancestral locus Anc_2.456) — protein: MSVSQTDSTVTVTIGSSEVKILRYGATVLSWTIDGKEQLWLSESAKLDGSKAVRGGIPLVFPVFGKSTEGPTSALPQHGFARTSTWEYLGQTSEKPVAAIQFGLGPENLSDEAKKQWDYNFTLIYTVTIDDANKTLETRMSVENAEQNKPFDFNILFHTYLRVPEIANVEVTGLQAVPVKDKVTVSSYVEQAAKVTVSGEVDRVYENVPGAVNVDVENKPYLTVTRDNINDVVVWNPWTEKAEGLADFTPKQGFHHMICIEAGDVAKWQKLAAGDKWEGGQKIKAHL